The following coding sequences are from one Nicotiana tomentosiformis chromosome 3, ASM39032v3, whole genome shotgun sequence window:
- the LOC138907388 gene encoding uncharacterized protein, with translation MASLPLLLHLESHVILMFLLLFVASVLHHEAFLRIREEHDAEVRSLTEKSDSYKLLSEIFRADLTAAREEHEEMAEQVDGLLAEAEEFKKSIDILASKKEAVQAQLELSDAQLRSAKENASGLIEKMKDLQHRLDLATSDKAGLANELEVARSEVIEANKRADAKVAQFRINVEAKKRRTSFTHDEGDLRV, from the exons ATGGCGTCTTTACCGCTTCTTTTACACTTAGAATCGCATGTAATTTTAATGTTTCTCCTTCTGTTTGTGGCTTCGGTGTTGCACCACGAGGCCTTTCTTCgaatccgggaggagcatgaTGCTGAGGTTCGGAGCCTCACCGAGAAGAGTGACTCGTATAAGCTCCTTAGTGAAATATttcgagcagatttgacagcagctcgggaagagcacgaggagatggctgagcag gtagatgggctactggccgaggcagaagaatttaaaaagagtatagatatccttgcctcgaaaaaggaagccgttcaagctcagttggagttgtctgatgcccaacttcgatctgcgaaagaaaatgcTTCGGGGCTGATCGAGAAGATGAAAGATCTTcagcatcggttggatttggccacttcagATAAAGCAGGTTTGGCTAATGAACTTGAAGTagccagatctgaggtgatcgaggccaataaaagagccgatgccaaagtggctcagttcaggatcaatgttgag GCCAAAAAGAGGAGGACAAGCTTCACACATGATGAAGGTGATCTTAGAGTGTGA